In Malus sylvestris chromosome 15, drMalSylv7.2, whole genome shotgun sequence, a single genomic region encodes these proteins:
- the LOC126603474 gene encoding histone acetyltransferase type B catalytic subunit has product MVQKQGASADPTATEPKKRRRVGFSSVDAGLEAKDCIKIYLVSSKEEVGSTDSFCIEPVDLNSSFDDDGKIYGYKGLKITIWVSSLSFHAYADIAFESTTDGGKGITNLKAALQRIFAETLVESEEEFLQTFSTQRNLIRYMVTTGEVLQCKTSNGQISYCNGQLGATTSDLQVVRLVVGKTAAGNLYSHLIPLVLLLVDGSSPIDVVDPRWELYVLIQNKIDEKGDIYNILLGFTAVYRFYHYPDSSRLRLSQILVLPPYQHKGYGRYLLEALNDVAVSENVHDLTVEEPLDYFQHVRTCVDVLRLHKFDPIKDAVNSAVSQLKQGKLSKKTHTPRLMPATSVIEDARKSLKINKKQFLQCWDVFLYLGLDPVDKYMEDFVGIISNRMKEDLIGKDSGAGGKRVVEVPSEYEPEMSFVMFRSQAGEATGTVQIDENQPNQEEQLQQLVEERVKEIKSVAERVSSQISLAAEAS; this is encoded by the exons AACCTAAGAAACGACGTCGCGTCGGCTTCTCCAGCGTCG ATGCTGGACTGGAGGCCAAAGATTGCATCAAGATTTACCTAG TTTCTAGCAAAGAGGAAGTGGGTTCTACAGACAGTTTTTGTATTGAGCCTGTTGATTTGAATAGCTCTTTTGATGATGATGGGAAGATATATGGTTACAAAGGATTGAAG ATTACGATATGGGTTAGCAGTTTATCCTTTCATGCGTATGCTGATATTGCATTTGAGAGCACAACTGAT GGTGGAAAAGGGATCACCAATTTGAAAGCAGCTCTTCAG AGAATTTTTGCTGAGACCCTCGTTGAGAGTGAAGAGGAGTTCCTTCAAACTTTTTCAACGCAGAGAAATTTGATTAG ATACATGGTCACAACCGGGGAGGTGTTACAGTGCAAGACCTCTAATGGACAAATAAGTTATTGTAATGGTCAGCTTGGAGCAACCACTTCTGATTTGCAG GTTGTTCGCTTGGTTGTGGGCAAGACAGCTGCTGGGAACCTTTACAGTCACTTGATtcctcttgttcttcttcttgttgatg GTAGCAGTCCGATCGATGTTGTGGATCCAAGATGGGAGCTGTATGTCCTGATCCAGAACAAAATAGATGAGAAGGGGGACATCTACAATATATTGCTTGGTTTTACAGCTGTTTATCGTTTTTACCATTATCCTGATAGTTCTCGGTTGCGGCTCAGTCAG ATATTGGTATTGCCTCCTTACCAACACAAGGGTTATGGACGATACCTTCTTGAGGCTCTCAATGATGTTGCAGTATCTGAAAACGTCCATGACCTCACAGTTGAAGAACCATTAGATTACTTCCAACATGTACGTACTTGTGTTGATGTACTACGCCTTCATAAGTTTGACCCAATCAAGGATGCGGTTAACTCAGCAGTTTCGCAACTGAAGCAAGGAAAGTTGTCGAAGAAGACACACACTCCTCGACTCATGCCAGCTACTAGTGTCATTGAGGATGCCCggaaaagtttgaaaattaacaagaaacAGTTTCTTCAGTGCTGGGATGTTTTCCTTTATCTCGGCCTTGATCCTGTGGACAAGTACATGGAGGATTTTGTGGGAATTATTTCTAATCGCATGAAGGAAGATCTCATAGGAAAAGATTCTGGGGCGGGTGGGAAGCGAGTGGTTGAAGTTCCAAGCGAATATGAGCCGGAGATGTCATTTGTCATGTTCAGGTCACAGGCCGGTGAAGCTACTGGTACTGTTCAGATAGACGAAAATCAACCAAATCAGGAAGAGCAACTCCAGCAATTAGTTGAGGAGAGAGTGAAAGAGATCAAATCAGTAGCTGAGAGAGTGTCTTCGCAGATCTCCCTCGCTGCGGAGGCATCATAA